The proteins below are encoded in one region of Clostridium pasteurianum DSM 525 = ATCC 6013:
- a CDS encoding aminotransferase class V-fold PLP-dependent enzyme, whose amino-acid sequence MYYNLYKSIYRNLIVGLDTKIPITNGNAVTAINFDNAATTPPLVSVLKEIVNYAPWYSSIHRGSGYKSIVSSKIYEDSRKIVLDFVGGDILKDTVIYVKNTTEAINKLSNTLYGDDKCNLILSSNMEHHSNDLPWRNKYNVDYISVNKCGKLDLRDLEYKLRKNRGRVKLVTVAGASNVTGYVNPIYSIAALTHRYGAKVLIDGAQLVPHAPIDIKPHNSEDHIDYLVFSAHKMYAPFGTGVLIGPIDTFRDSAPDYVGGGTVEIVNHNYIKWKEPPDKDEAGSPNIMGVVALVSSIRTLKSLGMNNIKNYEDLLTEYTINRLKDLPEVKMYCVSDKFNDRVGIIPFNINGIPHDITAKILSYEWGIAVRNGCFCAQSYVRELLNVSEEEEEYYIKDSSIKRPGMVRISFGMYNDYREIDLMVKAISKIIENKEYYLSKYGGETMA is encoded by the coding sequence ATGTACTATAATTTATATAAATCAATATACAGAAATCTAATTGTAGGTTTAGATACTAAAATACCAATAACTAATGGAAATGCAGTAACGGCTATAAATTTTGATAATGCAGCTACCACACCTCCTTTGGTTTCAGTACTTAAAGAGATTGTCAATTATGCTCCTTGGTATTCATCCATTCATAGAGGAAGTGGATATAAATCCATAGTTTCATCTAAAATCTATGAAGATTCTAGAAAGATCGTACTGGATTTTGTAGGAGGAGATATTTTAAAAGATACAGTTATATATGTAAAAAATACTACCGAAGCTATTAATAAGTTGTCTAATACATTGTACGGAGATGATAAATGTAATTTAATATTGTCAAGTAATATGGAGCATCATTCTAATGATTTACCTTGGAGAAATAAATATAATGTAGATTATATAAGTGTAAATAAATGTGGAAAGCTGGATTTAAGAGATTTAGAATATAAACTAAGAAAAAATAGAGGAAGAGTTAAACTTGTAACGGTAGCTGGTGCATCTAATGTTACAGGATATGTGAATCCAATATATTCTATTGCAGCTCTTACACATAGATATGGTGCCAAAGTCTTAATTGATGGGGCTCAGCTTGTACCACATGCACCCATAGACATAAAGCCTCATAATTCAGAAGATCATATTGATTATTTAGTATTTTCAGCTCATAAGATGTATGCACCTTTTGGAACTGGAGTTTTAATTGGGCCAATAGATACTTTTAGAGATTCTGCACCAGATTATGTGGGTGGTGGAACTGTAGAAATAGTAAATCATAATTATATAAAATGGAAAGAGCCTCCTGATAAAGATGAAGCTGGTTCACCAAATATTATGGGGGTAGTGGCTTTGGTTTCATCCATCAGAACTCTTAAAAGTTTAGGAATGAATAATATTAAAAATTATGAAGATTTGCTTACTGAATACACAATAAACAGACTTAAGGATTTACCAGAGGTTAAAATGTACTGTGTTTCTGATAAATTTAATGACAGAGTAGGTATAATTCCTTTTAATATTAATGGAATTCCTCATGATATAACTGCTAAAATATTATCTTATGAATGGGGAATAGCTGTGAGGAACGGCTGCTTTTGTGCACAGTCTTATGTAAGAGAATTATTAAATGTAAGTGAAGAGGAAGAAGAATATTATATAAAAGATAGTTCCATAAAACGTCCAGGTATGGTTAGAATAAGCTTTGGAATGTACAATGATTATAGAGAGATAGATTTAATGGTGAAAGCCATATCAAAAATTATAGAGAATAAAGAATATTATTTAAGTAAATACGGCGGAGAAACTATGGCTTAA
- a CDS encoding cell wall hydrolase encodes MAYSDRELLARIIKCEAGGEGDNGMKAVATVVMNRVRVPYGEYQRIGQGDVRKIIYQQGQFDCVRSVLGGVANPQTIWANPPDQTHYDIADWAIAGNRVFTIGSSLWYFNPFIPNCPNNFPYNGTGIFQVRVGQHCFYNPTELYAQT; translated from the coding sequence ATGGCATATTCAGATAGAGAACTCCTTGCAAGAATAATTAAATGTGAAGCTGGCGGTGAGGGAGACAATGGAATGAAAGCAGTAGCTACTGTTGTAATGAATAGAGTACGTGTACCTTATGGAGAATATCAGAGAATAGGTCAAGGGGATGTAAGAAAGATAATATATCAACAGGGTCAATTTGACTGTGTAAGATCTGTGCTTGGCGGAGTAGCTAATCCACAAACTATTTGGGCTAATCCTCCAGATCAAACTCATTATGATATAGCAGATTGGGCCATAGCTGGAAATAGGGTATTTACTATAGGAAGCTCTTTGTGGTATTTCAATCCATTTATCCCCAATTGCCCTAATAATTTTCCTTATAATGGTACGGGAATTTTTCAAGTAAGAGTGGGGCAGCATTGTTTTTATAATCCAACAGAATTATATGCTCAAACTTAG